The Sandaracinus amylolyticus genomic interval ACTCCGTGCACACGGGCGCGCAGTCCGAGGCGCTTCACCGGGCCCAGCAGGAACTCGTGCAGCTCTTCTTCGCGCTCGTCGTCGCCCCAGTTTCCGATCCACACGAGATCGAGCTCTTTTTCGATCTCGGGGCGCGGCACGAACACCCGCGCATCCGCGGCCTCGTGGAAGACGAACGCGCGCTTGGCCCACTTGTGCTGCAGATACAGATCACGAATCACCGCGCCGAACGCGAGCACGGCGTCGTAGTGCTGCAGATCGTATCGCGCCATCGACTCCACCTCGGTCACCGAGCGATGGTGGGTGTCGTGGAAGAGCAGCGTGTATCCGAATCGCGCCTTCGCCTCGCCGAGCCGTCGCACCAGCTCGTGATCGCTCCACTCGTGGACGATGACGACGTCGGCATTCCCGACCGCGGCGTCGAGATCGAGCCCCCGCAGATCGTATCGAGTGCAGTCGAGCGCGGGATAGACCTCTCCGACCGCAGCGAGCGGCGCTTCGCCGTGATCGCGGACGAGGTTCTCGAGGCTCCACGCGTCGTGTGGCTCCCAGACCTTCACGTCGTGTCCGCGCGACGCGAGCTCGGTCACGAGGCCGCGCAGGAAGTGCGCATTGCCGTGGTTCCAGTCGGACAGGAGTGAGTGACAGAAGAGCGCTATGCGCATGAGGCAGCCCTTCGAGCGCGCCGGGTGAGCAGCGCGGAGTAGAGGTCGAGGTACGAGTCGGCCATCACGTCGGGCCGGGCGAGCTCCAGCGCGCGACGGCGCGCGCGGAGAGCGAGATCCGCGCGCACCGTCGGCGCGTCGATCAGGCCCTCGATCGCGATGCGGAGCGCGACGGGATCGTCGGGATCGACGTATCGCGCGGCATCGCCCCAGATCTCGCGCAGCGAGGGCACGTCGCCGAGGACCAGCGCGCACCCCGAGAGCGCCGCCTCGAGCGCCGAGAGCCCGAACGGCTCGTATCGCGCGGGCAAGGCGTAGATCGCGGCGCGCGACATCCACGACGCGATCTCGTCGGGTGTCAGCACCCCGAGCGACGTCGCGCCGCGGAACGTCACGCGCTCTCCGTCCGGCCCGACGTCGCTCCCCGCGATCACCACGTCCCACGGGAGATCGCCCGCGATCGCATCGAGCGACGCGACGTTCTTCGCCTCGTCCCACAAGCGTCCTGCTGCGAGCACGAGCGGCTCCTTCGCGTCCGCGGGCGCGTAGCGCGTCGGATCGATCGCGTTGGCGATCACGCGCGCGCGCCGCTGATGCGCGCGCGCGGGATCGTGCTCCGCGAGGAAC includes:
- a CDS encoding CgeB family protein, which encodes MRIALFCHSLLSDWNHGNAHFLRGLVTELASRGHDVKVWEPHDAWSLENLVRDHGEAPLAAVGEVYPALDCTRYDLRGLDLDAAVGNADVVIVHEWSDHELVRRLGEAKARFGYTLLFHDTHHRSVTEVESMARYDLQHYDAVLAFGAVIRDLYLQHKWAKRAFVFHEAADARVFVPRPEIEKELDLVWIGNWGDDEREEELHEFLLGPVKRLGLRARVHGVRYPERALAALHDAGVEYGGWLPNYRVPEAFAKARVTVHVPRRPYAERLRGIPTIRPFEAMACGIPLVSAPWRDTEGLFRRGQDFLFAQNGAEMSAHLQRILSDSALAASLARAGRERVLSRHTCAHRADELLAIVDRIRREQRAPLETQPV
- a CDS encoding glycosyltransferase family 4 protein yields the protein MNTRPERVLMTADAVGGVWTYALDLARALSARAVRTTLAVMGPPPTNAQRAAAESIVDLHEGAFALEWAPDPWADVESAGQWLLALERVVAPDVVHVNGFSHCALRFEAPVLMVAHSCVCTWWRACKREAAPSDWDRYRAAVRDGLAGADAIAAPTRAMLDAFLAEHDPARAHQRRARVIANAIDPTRYAPADAKEPLVLAAGRLWDEAKNVASLDAIAGDLPWDVVIAGSDVGPDGERVTFRGATSLGVLTPDEIASWMSRAAIYALPARYEPFGLSALEAALSGCALVLGDVPSLREIWGDAARYVDPDDPVALRIAIEGLIDAPTVRADLALRARRRALELARPDVMADSYLDLYSALLTRRARRAASCA